ACTAATTATAAACTTGTCGTCAATTATCATATGACCGTTTTCAAGCGAATCTAGCAATATATCAGGATATTTTATAGCTATCATCCGTAAATCTCTTCTATTCTTCTGTCTATCAATATTTTTAGGCTTTCTATTGCTTCATCTTTTGTGAGTATATAAATATTGCCGTTGATTTTTTGATCTTTAAAGTCTAAAATCGTACTGATTATTATAATTTTAGAGTAGTCGGAAACATCTTCACTGTTTACGATAGAATTTGCATCTATAAACTGTGACGACGGTACGAAAAATTGTACCTGAGTGTTTAGTTCCTGTGTCAATCTGCTGACAATAGTAGATGTCAATATATTTGTAAGTTCTATTACCGCATCGTTTATATCATCCCTTGAGGGAGTTGTTACATTATATAGGTGTCTGCCCAAGTTTTTTGCAGAATCTTCGCTTATAATAAACATACACTCTCCTCCGAATTTACCGGTAAAAAGCTGTTTTGTAGCGTAGTACATTGATTTTAGATCTATAGTCAATTCAATTTTTTGAGCCAACTCGTTAGAGTTGCATATCTCGATTTTTGGGATATGCATCGTTCCGAACGCATCCAAAAGATTTGCCAAACTTGCAGTAGCTGCACCCATAGATATGTTTATAAACTCTCTTAGTGCATCAATTTGATCTTCATTAAATTCTAAATTCAATATTTTGCCTTTTATAACGATAAATCTTGCTCAAAAATTTGTAACATCTTTTCATCATTAATAGGTTTTGGATAGAGATTTTTTGCTCCGGATGCTAAAACTCTTAGTTTTGCTTCACTTTGAATATCTGCACTCACAATTATTACTTGAGCATTTTTATCTATTTCTATTATCTGTTTTAGTGCTTCATATCCGTCCATGACAGGCATCGTTAAATCCAAAAAAACGGCATCGGGACGCTCTTGTTTAAAAATCTCTACAGCTTCAAGACCGTTTATTGCCTGAAGCACCTCTGCATCAGGTTTAATTGTTTCAAGGCTTTTTATAACGGTCATGCGACCGATTTTTGAGTCATCAACTACCAAAATTTTCAACTCGCACCCCTTTTATCTTATAAGAAATTATAATATATTATTTATAAAGCCGTCTTTAATATATATTTTTTTTGTAAAACTCATGACTGACAAAAAGTACAATCGGAAAAGGCAATAATATCCAAAGATCGCTTAGCGGTATATCAGCCGTATGAAAAATTTTCTGAACAGGTTCATACTTAAGCAACATCCAAATCCAAAAAAATTCCAATGCAGTTGCGCCTATAAGCAGTTGATTGCTGTTCCATCCGATGTTCCATGCGGAAAACTCCCAACTGCGCATAGTCCAAGCGTTTACCATCTGACAGCTAACGGCACCCAAGAGCGTCATAGTCATAGCCTGAGAGTGTAAAAGAGGGTCTAAATTCACTGTGCCGTATTCCCACCCGTGAAGCGATAAAAAACTTATAAAAGCCGTCATTGCAGCAGTCGCTTCAATAAGACCTATAAAAAAGTAGCCGCGTTTAAATACTTCCCAGTCTAATATCTTCTCATTTATCCCGACTGGGGGTCGCTTCATAATATTTTTTTCAGGCTTTTCGCTTCCAAGCGCCAATCCAGGCAACATATCGGAGCCTAAGTCGATGGAAAGTATCTGAATAACAGAAAGAGGCAGCGGGATTTTCAAGAAAAAATGAAGTATATAGGGTACTATTTCCGGTACATTTGAAGAGAGAATATATGTAACAAATTTTTTAATATTAAAATAGACCGCTCTACCCTCTTCAATGGCAGAAACAATCGATTTAAAATTATCATCTAGCAAAATCATATCGGCAGCTTCCTTTGCTACATCCGTACCTGTTCCCATGGCAATTCCGATATTGGCACGCTTGAGTGCAGGAGCATCGTTTGCGCCGTCGCCGGTCATAGCTACAATCTCGCCGCAATTTTGAAGGGCAACGGCAATTTTTAATTTTTGACTGCTTGCCATTCGAGCAAAAAGTATCGTCTCGTTTTTAAGACGAATACTAAGTTTTTCATCGCTTAAAAGCTCAACTTCCTCTCCTGTTAAAACTCCGTCATAATCCAAGCCGATTTTTTTAGCTACAGCTTGTGCCGTTTTATGATTGTCCCCCGTAATCATCATAGTACGGATACCTGCCGTCTTGCACTGCTCTATTGCCTCTTTAACCTCTTCTCTTGGCAGATCCATAATAGCCACTAAACCTAATAGCGTTAATTCCTCTTCTTTCGCGCTTAAATTTTTTGCTATCGCCAAAACGCGGTAAGCTTCATTTTCAAAAGCTTCGGCACTGCTTTGCATTCGTTTTTTTGCCTCTTCGTCAAAAGGCAGTATAGCTCCTTTGCCGTCTATATAAGTAGAGGATTTATCAAATATTATCTCTGCTGCTCCCTTGGCATAGAGTATCTTTATATCATTTTTTTCATAGATTAAAGACATCATCTTTCTATTGTCGGTAAATGGAATCTCATCTATTTTTTTGTAAGCGCCTATATCTATACGGCGTTTGTTTGATGCATCGACAATAGCTAACTCCGTAGGATCTTTAAAAAGTTTTTCCTCTTTGATAGCTGTACGGCAACTCAGCGCTCCTGCAAGAAGAAGTTCATCAAGACGGATGTCAGTTGTATCGTTGCTTTTATCGAAACTAAACTTCCACTCACTGCCATACTCTTCTTTGTTTAAGGTTATATTTTCTCCGCCTGCCAATACTATCTCTTTTAGTGACATCTCGTTGCGTGTAAGCGTTCCCGTCTTATCCGTGCATATAACCGTCACGCTTCCCAAAGTTTGTACCGAATCAAGATTTTTGATAAGTGCGTTTCGTTTTGCCATACGCTGACCGGCGAGCGACAAAGAGAGTGTTATGGTCGGCAGAAGTCCTTCGGGAACATTCGCTACTATCAAAGAGAGAGCAAAAATGGCAGCAGTCAAAAGAGTTTGACCAAAAAATATACCAAGCATAAAAAATATAACACCCATTGCCAAAGCAATTACGGTAAAAATACGAACGATACGAATCACCTCTTTTTGTATCGGGGTAAGAGTTTTTACTATATTTTTTGTTAAAGTTGCGATTTTTCCGAACTCTGTCGCATAAGCAGCGGCGATTACTACGGCTACACCGCTTCCAAAGACAACGGAAGTTCCTGCATAAACCATATTTTTAGCATCCAGTGTTCTGGTTATACTGTTTTTACACTCCAACTCGCGCCGAGACGGCATTGACTCTCCGTTTAAGGCCGATGTGTTTATATAAAGAGCGTTGTTTTGGATTAAAACTGCATCGGCAGCAATCTTTTCTCCCTCTTCAAGGATTACTATGTCGCCGATAACCAACTCTTTTGCATCGATTATTTCTACACGGGAGTCACGCATAACCTTAACTTTTGTAGGCATTAACCTCAAAAGCGCTTCCATGGCTTTGTCGGCTTTGTACTCCTGCCAAAAAGAAAAAGTCGCATTTATAAAAACAGCGACAAGAATCGCATATGCCAAGATGTCATTACCCGTATTCGGCGCATATATATCAGCTATAAAGGCCAAAAATGCTGCTGTTTCAAGCAATATTGCAAAAAAATGTATATACTGTTTTATATACTCTTTTAAGTAGTTTTTCTTGTTTGCATCTTGAACTTCGTTTAAACCGAACTTTGCAAGTCGTGCATTGGCTTCTTTAGTGCTTAATCCATTTTCGCAAGTATTGAACTTTTCAAAAAGTTGTGATTTGTTTAGCTTAAATATATGCATTACTCATCTCTCTTTATAAAGAAATCGTAAAAATTTAACTGATTTTTGCTATCGTTTGTCCGTATTTAACATTTTCACCTGACTTTATGCATAACTCAAGCATATCTTTTTGAGCTAGTATGACGATGGTTGAACCCATCTCAAAACAACCGAAATCATCGCCTTTGTTAAGATATAGATTGTCATAGCTATAAGCACTGCTTTGGAGTGCATCGGCATTCGTCTTTATTTTCGGTTCAAATACAACTTGCATTACGCCGACATTTAAAGCACTTACAAGCACCATATAAAATTTCTGTTTAGATTCAGTTTCGCATAACAAAACAACTCTCTCATTTTCGATAAAAAGATTTAATCTTTTTTTGAGCGACGGTATATTTACGGGATAAAATCTACCGGGGATATGAACAGCCTTTAACACTTTTAAGTTTGTAGGTATATGGTAGCGGTGATAATCTTTTGGAGAGAGATAAAAGTTTATAAATGTACCGCTATTTACTATCTCTTTTTCCTCTTTTGTAAAATTCTCACCCAGCAAATCGTAACTTCTATATCTCATCCCTTTGATTTGAAGCGCAACTTCGTTGTTTAAAGCTCCACATTCGGAAATCAAAGAGTCACACGGCGATATAAAATCATTTGCGTCAAGCGAATAAGCTCTATCCTCTCTTAGCTTTCTGGTAAAAAGCGCATTTAAACTGTGGTATGTAGCAGGAGCATGAAATTCCTGCATATCCAAACCCATAATATTTACATAAGAGTTGTTTATAAAATCTTGAATCGGTTTGGGAAACTCTTTATTTGCAAATTTTCCAAAAATTTGTGAAATCGCCGAAGTTATATGTCTACTCATTAATTTTCCTTTTTGCTATTTCTTCAATCAGAACAGTTGCATAAGAGCCTTTTGGAAGATAAAAATTCAGTTCATATTGCGCCTCTTCGCTTCTGTATCTTCCGTCTATCTCTTTTGGAAAAACCCAAGCATATCTTCTTGAGCCGTCTTCGTCTATGGTATCGTCAAAATCTTTTTCAATCTCTCTTGCAATCCCCGAAGCGAGTCTTGTTTTTTTACCGCATAAAAGCCCCGTAACCGAGATATCTTTTTCGTTAAATCTAGTAAAATCGTTCTCATCTGAGCAAAATTCAAAGAGTCTTCCGTGCGGATAGTGTTCCATTATATCACCGCTTATTAACTTAAAAGGATGTTTTTGCGCTTTCATCTTTATTAGTTCGTCTTTTGGCATATTTAAAAGCGGCTCCAGCTCTTTTACATCAAAATTTTGAATAAGAGTGTTTATTTCTAATCGTCTGCTCAACCATAAGTTAAAAAGATGACTTTGATACGCACTGATTAGAAGCTGTTTTACCTTTGGATTTCGCTCTTTTTTTTCACCCTTTGCTATTTTTTCGCCGTCTATATGGTTGTTGCCGTCTGTTCCGAAGCGTTGATATCCAAAGTAGTTTGGCATCCCGTAAGCAGCTATATTTTTCAGTGCCTCATCTATCTTTCTACCTGAAGTAGGGTTTACTTTTTTTAGTTTTATGTAAAACTTATTACCGCTTAAATGCCCTATTCTAATCTTATTGTTATGATAAGTTTTAGATAAAATTTTAACATCTTCATGTTCAAACTCATCCATTTTTGCTTCATACTTTTTATGCAGCGAGATATACTGTTTCGTCATAGCATGCTTGTCTTTCAGTCCTGCGTAACCTATCTCTTTGTTTTTAATCCCCAAATATTTGGCAATCATCGAAACAAGTTCAAGAGTAGAGATTCCTTTTTTTCTAACACATAAAACAAGGTGTTCACCCTCCCCGCAAAACTCATAAAGAGGCACCTCTTCGACTACGAAATCTCTTGGAGTCTGTTTAAAATGAAAATCTATACTTGAGTGAGAGAGCGAATAAAATCTATCCATGTGAATCCTGTTTATCTTTAATTTTAATAATCCTCTTAATCTCCCGCATTTATGCGGGTAGCTTTAGGGGGTTGTAGGGACAAGATTTGTCCCTGCCGCTATAGATGGGCTTTGCTCATTTATAGCGTATAACATCAGTAAAAGTGATGTGCTTTGCACATATTTTTGTAATTTTTTCTTACACACTCTCCGATAATATTTATCGGAGTTCTGTTTAACTTAGCTAGTTTTAAAAGAGCTTTTTTGTATCTTCTGTCAAAACCGAAAAGCATTTCATACTCTTCGCCGCTGCAACCGATACTCTTTGGAATCTTTTTATAAAATCGAAATCCGACTCTATTTGCGGATGAGAGTTTACCCAAATCACTAAAAAGACCGTCTGATATATCCATACCGCAACTTAAAAAACGAGCGCTCTTTGAGATAAATTTATCTCTTAGCTTTATGTTTACAAACTTGGATTTTTCATGAATCTTGCCTAAGTTCATCAACTTTTTCAGATCTTTAGCGCTTCTTCCAAGCTCTCCGCTGTAAGCGATCAGATGCCCTCTTTTTAAACCTTTTCTTCTTAAAGGTCTAGTCGTTTTTGAGATAATCGTTACGGTAATGTCAAGCTTTACATTGGCAATGGTATCCCCGCCGATTATCTCAACCCCGTATGTTGAAGCACTATCTTTAAACCCGTCCGCCAGCTCTTTTGCCTGAGATTTCGTTATACTACTCGGCATAGCAACGCTTAAAAGCGCATATTTCGGTTTTGCATTCATAGCGATTGCATCCGAGATATTTACCGTCATTGCTTTTGTTGCTATCTGATAATAACTCATCCATTTGGTTTTAAAATGGATATCTTCAAAAAATGCATCTTTTGAGTAAACCGTGCCGTTTATCAATGCGCCGTCATCGCCGATATGACTATTTTTAAACTGCGATATAAAATAATTTTCTAAATTCAAATAAACTTCTTATAATGCCTTAAGTTATAATTAAAGCTAATATATATAAAATAGATGGTTATTATATCATCTATATAGGAAACTTTTGATGAAGCACTCAATAAAAAAAATCTTTAGAAATCTCTCTTTTTTTCTTTTAGCACTTGTTATATTTGCTGGGTTAGCCCTTCTGTCCGTGTTTAATCAATTAAATTCTTATAAAAAAATCGATAATTTAAATAATCAAAAA
This portion of the Sulfurimonas sp. genome encodes:
- a CDS encoding chemotaxis protein CheC: MNLEFNEDQIDALREFINISMGAATASLANLLDAFGTMHIPKIEICNSNELAQKIELTIDLKSMYYATKQLFTGKFGGECMFIISEDSAKNLGRHLYNVTTPSRDDINDAVIELTNILTSTIVSRLTQELNTQVQFFVPSSQFIDANSIVNSEDVSDYSKIIIISTILDFKDQKINGNIYILTKDEAIESLKILIDRRIEEIYG
- a CDS encoding response regulator; this translates as MKILVVDDSKIGRMTVIKSLETIKPDAEVLQAINGLEAVEIFKQERPDAVFLDLTMPVMDGYEALKQIIEIDKNAQVIIVSADIQSEAKLRVLASGAKNLYPKPINDEKMLQIFEQDLSL
- a CDS encoding cation-transporting P-type ATPase, with the translated sequence MHIFKLNKSQLFEKFNTCENGLSTKEANARLAKFGLNEVQDANKKNYLKEYIKQYIHFFAILLETAAFLAFIADIYAPNTGNDILAYAILVAVFINATFSFWQEYKADKAMEALLRLMPTKVKVMRDSRVEIIDAKELVIGDIVILEEGEKIAADAVLIQNNALYINTSALNGESMPSRRELECKNSITRTLDAKNMVYAGTSVVFGSGVAVVIAAAYATEFGKIATLTKNIVKTLTPIQKEVIRIVRIFTVIALAMGVIFFMLGIFFGQTLLTAAIFALSLIVANVPEGLLPTITLSLSLAGQRMAKRNALIKNLDSVQTLGSVTVICTDKTGTLTRNEMSLKEIVLAGGENITLNKEEYGSEWKFSFDKSNDTTDIRLDELLLAGALSCRTAIKEEKLFKDPTELAIVDASNKRRIDIGAYKKIDEIPFTDNRKMMSLIYEKNDIKILYAKGAAEIIFDKSSTYIDGKGAILPFDEEAKKRMQSSAEAFENEAYRVLAIAKNLSAKEEELTLLGLVAIMDLPREEVKEAIEQCKTAGIRTMMITGDNHKTAQAVAKKIGLDYDGVLTGEEVELLSDEKLSIRLKNETILFARMASSQKLKIAVALQNCGEIVAMTGDGANDAPALKRANIGIAMGTGTDVAKEAADMILLDDNFKSIVSAIEEGRAVYFNIKKFVTYILSSNVPEIVPYILHFFLKIPLPLSVIQILSIDLGSDMLPGLALGSEKPEKNIMKRPPVGINEKILDWEVFKRGYFFIGLIEATAAMTAFISFLSLHGWEYGTVNLDPLLHSQAMTMTLLGAVSCQMVNAWTMRSWEFSAWNIGWNSNQLLIGATALEFFWIWMLLKYEPVQKIFHTADIPLSDLWILLPFPIVLFVSHEFYKKNIY
- a CDS encoding phosphatidylserine decarboxylase — translated: MSRHITSAISQIFGKFANKEFPKPIQDFINNSYVNIMGLDMQEFHAPATYHSLNALFTRKLREDRAYSLDANDFISPCDSLISECGALNNEVALQIKGMRYRSYDLLGENFTKEEKEIVNSGTFINFYLSPKDYHRYHIPTNLKVLKAVHIPGRFYPVNIPSLKKRLNLFIENERVVLLCETESKQKFYMVLVSALNVGVMQVVFEPKIKTNADALQSSAYSYDNLYLNKGDDFGCFEMGSTIVILAQKDMLELCIKSGENVKYGQTIAKIS
- the truD gene encoding tRNA pseudouridine(13) synthase TruD — protein: MDRFYSLSHSSIDFHFKQTPRDFVVEEVPLYEFCGEGEHLVLCVRKKGISTLELVSMIAKYLGIKNKEIGYAGLKDKHAMTKQYISLHKKYEAKMDEFEHEDVKILSKTYHNNKIRIGHLSGNKFYIKLKKVNPTSGRKIDEALKNIAAYGMPNYFGYQRFGTDGNNHIDGEKIAKGEKKERNPKVKQLLISAYQSHLFNLWLSRRLEINTLIQNFDVKELEPLLNMPKDELIKMKAQKHPFKLISGDIMEHYPHGRLFEFCSDENDFTRFNEKDISVTGLLCGKKTRLASGIAREIEKDFDDTIDEDGSRRYAWVFPKEIDGRYRSEEAQYELNFYLPKGSYATVLIEEIAKRKINE
- a CDS encoding thiamine-phosphate kinase, with amino-acid sequence MNLENYFISQFKNSHIGDDGALINGTVYSKDAFFEDIHFKTKWMSYYQIATKAMTVNISDAIAMNAKPKYALLSVAMPSSITKSQAKELADGFKDSASTYGVEIIGGDTIANVKLDITVTIISKTTRPLRRKGLKRGHLIAYSGELGRSAKDLKKLMNLGKIHEKSKFVNIKLRDKFISKSARFLSCGMDISDGLFSDLGKLSSANRVGFRFYKKIPKSIGCSGEEYEMLFGFDRRYKKALLKLAKLNRTPINIIGECVRKNYKNMCKAHHFY